Below is a genomic region from Fundulus heteroclitus isolate FHET01 chromosome 5, MU-UCD_Fhet_4.1, whole genome shotgun sequence.
atccatccatccatccatccatccatccatccatccatccatctgtggtTTTACAAGTTCTATATTTAAAGCCTGGCCCCTAGAAATATCTCAATCTGAAGATGAGTATTTATTgctaaaaaggattaaaaactgtggaaattttaaaatatatacatatatgtttaATGAAATTGCTGTTTTATATGTTTCCATTCTTGAAAGCATCATCGGGCAAATTCCTTTCACAAAACCATTCCTGACTCTCCAATGTCACAGTGCCTTCCACGTTTTGAATTTAAATGCCATACATGTCGTGTCGCTCTCTGTACCACTTTTACAAAGTTGGGTTTTTTGTTATCCACAGGTGCAAGCGGTAACACCCGCATGGCTCTGGAGGGAGCGATCTGCGTGCCTCACGACTTCCACTGCGTTCACCTGCAGATGAAGAAGCAGAAAGAGAAGATGGGGGAGTCGTTGCAGATGGCTTCCCAGATCTACTATAACTCACGTATACCGGCCCCACTGTGCTTTATGCAAAAAACACAACTCGTTTGAGTTGGTCCGTCGCCGAAAACAGCTTGTAGTTCATTGTGTAGTCTTCGTTTCTTTTTCTCAGAAATGAATCTGAGTGAGTCCTTCAGCCGCCGGTCGGTCGAGTACTATGACGCAGAACCCACAAAACTGCTGGAGTCCAGCGAGGAAAACACCCGCATGATTAACCTCTGGGTGGCAAACAAGACCAACAACAAGATTACAAATTTAATCAGTGAAGTGTCACCAAACGCTCAACTGATCATGATCAACGCGGTGTCGTTCAGTGGTCAGTTGCATATTTGTCTCCAGGCCAAAAATGCTTTGTGCACATTTGAACCTGGCTGCTTATAATCTGtcctttcttgttttgtttttttcaggtcagTGGAAGTTTAAGTTCAATGACAAACCAAAAAAAGGACTTTTCACAAAATTCAGCGGAGACATGGTAAGGGTTCCAGTCATCCAAAGTCCGAAGTACCAGGCGACTATGATGTATGTTCCAGAGCTGAAGGCACAGGTAAGAACCACCAGCCAACTTCAGCCACTcactttatttctgtatttgtttcaTAATTCATTTATTGGCTACTAGCAACGGCCAGGGGCTGGCGCAAGCAGCTGAGGTGTGAGATGTGGATTACACCACGCGCCAAAGCATGTACAGAGCTAGAATAACCAGTTATTTTGATagtacccagagaaaacccACACAATCACAACAAGAACGTCCAAACCTCACACCTTCGTAAACCTGGATTTGAGCCTGATTTTCTTGCTGCGAGGCGACAGCGTCAACCAGACAAACCACCACGCAGCTCTGCGTGATAGATGTCTGTTGAGTAAAGTATGCTTTTCTGCTATATTGTTTGAGAAGACGACGGGATCAGAGCATCTCCAATACTGAGGCTCTTTTCAGGTGTGCCCAGTCTGCAGTGAAGTGACGGCCGGTCTTTGTGGTCTGATCCAACAGACAAGCTACTTTATCTCCCATTGTTGAAGAAGTTAATGCTAGGTTCTAATGGAAGGTGTCAGAATACCCAGAGCATCACAGATCACATGGCCACAGTCCGCACAGGGTGCCAGTGACCCTTGCCCACCACTGACAGAGCCAATAAAGGACATGTGAACATCAGAACTGGAGCACCgagcccaaaaaaataaaaaaaaaggcaagctGGTACAGAACGTGTGGATGTTTAGGAAATATTCTGCTGGGAACCCCTGGGTCCTTCCATCCATGTGGATGTTCCTTTGACACGTAGCACCTACCCAAGAACTGTTGGAGAACATGAAGTCTCTTCAATTGAATCGGCATTCCCTGGTGGATGTGACCTGTTTCATCCTGCCACAAAGCAAAAAGGGTTCAGGGAAAATTTGAGGGGCAATTCTAAGGTGGTGCTAACTTggtctagcctcgtgagaccatctcgcgagctttcaaggtttcactcgcagatcagtctggctactctccgttaaagaaaatttggagccgttcaccaaacgaacgtccaatcagcgttggctttgaggcgggttgaggtgtgacgcaacgggaagctcgacagttcagtctagagaacatggcggcttcagccgatgaaactagcattagcgtggctatagagcaagttttatcggcattacagagtatttctttgctgagctaacgagcctttacctgcagcagcaagagtagcttggcttgtggttgtgttttcgtcgtcgctcgtaacagagcgacgacgaagcatgttgacgagtacgtcatatgctttgttgatctgattggttcatttggcccgtctatcaccaacataggccaatcagctaaccagtattttcgccccttcccaaaattacttcaacggaaggtttccagatggatatgcggagcaaatctatctggcggagtcaggtaaaacTTGGTCACCAATTTATTTAGATCTCAGTTCAATTGGGCATCTGTGGGAGATCCTGAACAAGCAAGTGCGATTCACGGAGGTCCACCCTGCAGCTTACAGAACCTACGGGATCTGCTGCTTTCATGTGGATGCCAAATACCACAGCGCTGCTGCAAGGGTCCATTGgatgttttgctttgttatcTCAACACTGTTTGGGCAGCAAAAGGGAGATGAAAATATCATTATAATACATGGCCATGGTCCTGATATACTCAGTGATATAATCAGTTTACAATTTTTAGATGCATCTTGTCTTATCTGGGCAACCAAAACACCTGAACCCAATCCTGCGTAGGGGCATTTTCCATTTAACATTatcattttctattttatctagaATCCTTTTTTTGCTTctattaagaaagaaaaactactCAAAATGACGTCCACTAAATATTTATAAGCCGTGTTGAAGCACGGGCACTAATTACATTGTTTTGTAACTTTTCCCCCTTAGTTATACGTTCAATTAAATGGCTTATTATCAAAGTGTACCGATCAAAACAAGCGATACTAATTTAGATTGAACTTACTTGGACTGAATGGGATCAAGGGTACAACAAAGATTTTGCTTGTATActgaaaatatatgaataataTGATTTTTCTTGCAGATTGCAGCAAATATAACCAAATTTAGATGAATTGATTAGAAATAAACATATCCCAACCTTCTGTCCAAATCCAAATACCCAGGCCAAAGATTTGTTTTCCATCAGCCTTTTATGTTTGTTCGAAATTTCCACTACTACCATGTCTGGTGGCATTTATTCgttcctttttttcaccacaAATTCAATTTCTTCACATTGGATTTGTGGATTCTTGGTAAATATTTGAGTATGCCACATACAGTTGTCACTTTCTTTCTCTTGCCCCTATCATTGTGATCGTAGATGAATCTTTTAACAGTAGATGTTTCTGTATTATCTGAGCTTCCAGCTGGAATGTGACCAGTTTAAGTTGTCATTTTGTGATCTGTAAAGTCTTCCCCCATTCAGCTTAAAAGCATCaaagaagaaaaccttttatttgTCCAAAAGGTGTCAGCTCGGGGAAGCTCAAATTCGAGTCACTGCTCCTCTTTGTTAAATGCAGTCTCAGGTCTCAGAGCAGGATGCATGGGCGATTCCCTTTAGATCTTTTCTGAGtatgtcccaccgggaggaagTTGCTGGGTAAGACAGAACCAACTGGAGGGGAACATATATCCTTTTTGGATCAACTTTGGGTCCCCAGAATAAATTGGGAAGTGTCGCTGGGGAAAGGAATGTCATCCTAGACCTGCTACCCAACAACA
It encodes:
- the LOC118563036 gene encoding plasma protease C1 inhibitor-like codes for the protein MALEGAICVPHDFHCVHLQMKKQKEKMGESLQMASQIYYNSPCSSLCSLRFFFSEMNLSESFSRRSVEYYDAEPTKLLESSEENTRMINLWVANKTNNKITNLISEVSPNAQLIMINAVSFSGQWKFKFNDKPKKGLFTKFSGDMVRVPVIQSPKYQATMMYVPELKAQVARFALTGDNSLYILLPHANKLSDLQQVEERMTDGNVRRMIEQLNAASPQTLEVNLPQIKLDVEPNMNVLFKKLGLSSLFEGASLCGISSDGDLVLDEAKHKALLTLSERGVDANAATSLSFSRSFPTFIALRPFIMLLWSDQADVPLFIGRVTEP